The genome window GCCAGGACCGGCTGGCTTATCGGAGCTTCGACCATCGCGCTCTTCTGGCTTCGTCTTACTGTCGTCAACTTTCTTATTGCCGTCTTTGTTGCTGTTATTTTCCTTTGCTCGGGACGAATTAGCATCATCCTTGGCCCGCTCTGTTTGTTGTGGCCGCGTTATCGCATAAACAACCGCCGCAATAGCAATCACGACAATCGCACTTACTAAACTAATTATTACAATCTTGGTCCTCTTTGGCGATGTTTGTTTAACTCGCATAGCGTTGTTTCCCCTGTTTTATCCTATCAGCTTAAGCATAACAGTTAATCGTTGGGTTTTCAATATTTTTGCCAATAAAGATGCTATAATATCCCGTATGAATGCACAGAAATCCCAAGTTAAACCACCATTGGTGTCAATTATTACCGCCACCTATAATGACGAAACATACATTGAGTCCTCAATTCGCTCCGTGCTGTCACAGGATTTTACTGATTTCGAATACCTTATTATTAATGATGGCTCAACCGATAATACAAAAAAAATCGTTCAGCGCCTTCAAAAAGAAGATAGCCGCATTCGCCTCATTAATCAAAAAAATAGCGGCCTCGTGGCTTCACTCAACCGCGGCATTACCGAAGCGCATGGCACTTACATCGCTCGCATTGATGGCGACGATGAATGGTTGCCGCACAAGCTCAGGACTCAAGTCACTATGCTAGAGAAAAACAAAAACCTAGTTCTGGTTGGCGGTGGCGCAGAGATCATGAATCAAGATAGCGTGCCGACTGGTTTTATTTTTAATGTTGCTCGCAATGAAGATATTAGACTCGGTCTTTGCATTTTTAATCAATTCTGCCATTCATCGGTCATTTATCGCCGCCAGGCGGCACTTGACGCTGGTCTTTACCCTGACACCTGTCCAGCCGAGGATTATGACCTGTTTAGTAAATTTGCCGAACACGGTGAACTTGCCAACGTACCTTACCCCGTTTTTCGCTATCGCATCAGTGACGGCAGTATCTCGGCTAAACGCCGCGATGAGCAAAATCGTCTCGCTAAAAGGTTTTCGCTTCGCAACTGGGATATCGTTCAACCGACGGTCACTAGTCGTGCCGACATCAAACGTGCTTTCGCCTATTATCTCAAAAATCCAATTAACCATGATTTTGGAATTAGCCACAAGCACGCCTACACGTTTGTACTAATGCGCATTGGTTATCGTATGCTTCAAAAGGGACAGGTTGGTAAGGGGCTCCGTCAGCTTTGGAACGTGGCATCAACCGGGCGCACTGCCGCCAAGATCGTTGTTAAGTGGGGACTTGATACCATTAAGATTAAACTACGACCATCACGCCAAAAAACAAAATCAGCTGCTCAATAGCACAGTGATAACCGGTTTATCGTCAAACCATTAGCTGACTATCCTTTTCTATTTGTGATCGTGGTGCCACTGCCGCGGAATCAATGTCAATCCTCCAAACGACTGCCCGACCACCGAAAAGTCTTTCGTGATAGTAAATTCCTCGGCACGATAGGCAACGTCATATTTTACCGACCCATCATGATTGAGGAGATTAACATCAACATAGTACGACCCCGGACCCAAGTTTGCTTCGATATCGAGTGTCAGTTTTTTGTCTTTCGGTAGCTCAGCGAATCCCTCACGATTAGTAATAAAATTCGATATTAAATCACTGTCCTTGCGATACAAATCAACCATGATTGCTCGCGTCTTATCATGATGCCAAGCGATATCAAACGAGATGGTTTCGCCAACCTTAAAGCTACGCTGCTTTTTACCTGTCGTGCCGCGGATCGTAATATCAACATTTTCACCAGTATATTGCCGATTTCTATCAATACTTGCGTCAATCACTGCTTGGTTAAGCCGACTATACTCATCAGCCACCTGTACTGGGTTTCCCTCTTTAATGATCTTGCCATCCTGAATTAGCACAGCACGATTACAAAACTTCTTGACTGTTTCCATATCATGTGTCACCAGGACAACTGTTTGTCCACTGGCCTTATACTGCTCAAATATGTCGATACACTTGCGCTGAAATGCCTCATCACCGACAGCCAACACTTCATCGAAAATCATAATATCATTACGCGCCTTAATTGCTACCGAAAACGCCAACCGCACCTGCATACCCGACGAATAATTTTTCAGCTTCTGATCCATGAACGGTTCAAGTTCAGCAAAGGCAACAATCTCATCATACATTGCCTCCATCTCTTTACGGGTAAACCCGAGTAGCGCTCCGTTCAAAAAAACATTATCTCGACCAGACAGCTCTGGGTTGAAGCCGACACCCAGTTCAATAAATGGTGTCAGCTTACCATGTAGCTGAATACTGCCGCTCGTCGGTTGATACACACCAGCGAGAATTTTAAGCATGGTACTTTTTCCTGAGCCGTTCCGACCAACAACCCCGAAAAAGTCACCCTGATCAATAGTAAAACTAACCCCGTCTAGCACTTTTTGGACGGTCTTTTTATTTCGTTTAATAATGTTAACAAAAGCATGCTTAATGCTTGAGTTCTTGGTCTGCGGCAGCACAAATTCTTTATGTATATCCTTGATTATAATCGCCGGCTTTGCCATCTAAATATCCTCCGCAAATGAACGTTGCTTACGCTGGAAATGCCACCACCCTAGCCCAAACAGCCCAAGGGTTATCGCGATCGGGATGAACCATAGTAACGGGTTGTGAAACGTCTGCCAAATCGTTTGAGAGGCTGAATTATTGGGCATGAGTACATGCCGAGCATCCTGAATAATTTGTGTGACTGGGTTTAAAAACGCCACCTTCTGGATAACTGCAGGCATATAGATGATGGCAAAGATGATACCACTGGCATAGAACCCAGCCTGCAACAAAATCTCCCAGATATACGCGATATCACGAAACGTTACGTAGAGTGCCGAGAGTAGCAGAGATAGGCCAATTGATAGCAAAAATAACTGGGCAACTATTGGGATTAACAACAACCATAAC of Candidatus Nanosynbacter lyticus contains these proteins:
- a CDS encoding glycosyltransferase family 2 protein; the encoded protein is MNAQKSQVKPPLVSIITATYNDETYIESSIRSVLSQDFTDFEYLIINDGSTDNTKKIVQRLQKEDSRIRLINQKNSGLVASLNRGITEAHGTYIARIDGDDEWLPHKLRTQVTMLEKNKNLVLVGGGAEIMNQDSVPTGFIFNVARNEDIRLGLCIFNQFCHSSVIYRRQAALDAGLYPDTCPAEDYDLFSKFAEHGELANVPYPVFRYRISDGSISAKRRDEQNRLAKRFSLRNWDIVQPTVTSRADIKRAFAYYLKNPINHDFGISHKHAYTFVLMRIGYRMLQKGQVGKGLRQLWNVASTGRTAAKIVVKWGLDTIKIKLRPSRQKTKSAAQ
- a CDS encoding ABC transporter ATP-binding protein produces the protein MAKPAIIIKDIHKEFVLPQTKNSSIKHAFVNIIKRNKKTVQKVLDGVSFTIDQGDFFGVVGRNGSGKSTMLKILAGVYQPTSGSIQLHGKLTPFIELGVGFNPELSGRDNVFLNGALLGFTRKEMEAMYDEIVAFAELEPFMDQKLKNYSSGMQVRLAFSVAIKARNDIMIFDEVLAVGDEAFQRKCIDIFEQYKASGQTVVLVTHDMETVKKFCNRAVLIQDGKIIKEGNPVQVADEYSRLNQAVIDASIDRNRQYTGENVDITIRGTTGKKQRSFKVGETISFDIAWHHDKTRAIMVDLYRKDSDLISNFITNREGFAELPKDKKLTLDIEANLGPGSYYVDVNLLNHDGSVKYDVAYRAEEFTITKDFSVVGQSFGGLTLIPRQWHHDHK